From one Chanodichthys erythropterus isolate Z2021 chromosome 3, ASM2448905v1, whole genome shotgun sequence genomic stretch:
- the LOC137011651 gene encoding zona pellucida sperm-binding protein 3-like codes for MGFWQVGFGLVFVLVLGFSEAQWRARATHNLSPSHFRPRALAQVFQQADSRKSLVPNNPVFAPQRFPVQTPAMTNFGNPSQDLLGVQSKELLQGPVAKLTWSFPSLPEEPRQPDIPFELPHPIPPNSVAAQCGENSVYVEVKEDFFGTGRPLLSSAFTLGGCAATGEDPSAQVLIFESELHGCSSTSTVTEDELVYTFNLIYTPQEASYGVPIVRSSGAVVGIECHYPRMHNVSSNALMPTWIPYASTKVAEEVFVLSLKLMTDDWTLERPSNQYFLGDIINLEASVHVYNHVPVRVFVDSCVATAAPDVTSVPRYSFIENNGCLVDAKLTGSRSHFMPRTQIDKLRFQLDSFRFQQSDRGLVYITCIVKVAAASAPTASEQKACSFSPNGWVSADDSDQVCGCCDSTCGIRSASDQLLTGLQWEKASVGPINVKEYGYGQK; via the exons ATGGGGTTTTGGCAGGTTGGATTTGGATTGGTGTTTGTTCTTGTACTTGGATTTTCTGAAGCACAATGGAGAGCAAGAGCAACACATAATCTGAGTCCAAGCCATTTTAGGCCAAGGGCATTAGCTCAAGTTTTTCAACAGGCTGATTCTAGGAAGTCTTTGGTTCCCAATAATCCTGTATTTGCACCACAAAGGTTTCCTGTTCAAACACCAGCCATGACCAACTTTGGAAACCCTTCTCAAGATCTTCTGGGTGTTCAGTCAAAAGAGCTGTTGCAGGGTCCAGTGGCAAAACTGACGTGGAGCTTTCCAAGTCTACCAGAGGAACCACGGCAGCCAGACATTCCCTTCGAGCTGCCGCATCCTATCCCTCCCAACAGTGTAGCGGCTCAGTGTGGAGAGAATTCAGTATATGTGGAAGTGAAGGAGGACTTCTTTGGGACGGGGCGTCCACTGTTGTCCTCTGCTTTTACACTGGGAGGCTGTGCTGCAACTGGAGAGGATCCTTCTGCTCAAGTGCTCATTTTTGAGTCTGAACTGCATGGATGTAGCAGCACATCAACA GTGACTGAGGATGAGCTTGTCTATACGTTTAACCTCATCTACACCCCACAAGAGGCTTCCTATGGTGTTCCTATTGTCAGGAGCAGTGGTGCGGTGGTTGGTATTGAGTGTCACTATCCAAG AATGCATAATGTGAGCAGCAATGCCTTGATGCCCACTTGGATCCCATATGCCTCAACTAAAGTTGCAGAAGAAGTCTTTGTCCTGTCCCTCAAGCTCATGACTG ATGACTGGACTCTTGAGAGGCCTTCTAACCAGTACTTCCTGGGCGACATCATAAATCTTGAAGCATCAGTGCATGTGTACAACCATGTTCCTGTCCGTGTGTTTGTGGACAGCTGTGTGGCTACTGCGGCCCCTGATGTCACTTCTGTCCCCAGATACTCCTTCATTGAGAATAATGG GTGCCTAGTTGATGCTAAGCTCACAGGCTCCAGGTCTCACTTTATGCCCCGGACTCAAATTGACAAGCTCCGGTTTCAGCTGGATTCATTCAGGTTCCAGCAATCAGACCGTGGACTG GTCTACATTACTTGCATTGTGAAGGTGGCTGCAGCATCCGCTCCGACAGCATCCGAACAGAAAGCTTGTTCATTCTCTCCTAATGG TTGGGTGTCCGCAGATGATTCTGACCAGGTGTGTGGCTGCTGTGACTCCACTTGTGGCATCAGAAGTGCAAGTGATCAGCTGCTTACAG GTCTACAATGGGAAAAGGCATCTGTTGGCCCCATCAATGTTAAGGAATATGGCTATGGCCAAAAATAA
- the LOC137011659 gene encoding zona pellucida sperm-binding protein 3-like has product MGFWQVGFGLVFVLALGFSEAQWRARATHNLSPSHFRPRALAQVFQQADSRKSLVPNNPVFAPQRFPVQTPAMTNFGNPSQDLLGVQSKELLQGPVAKLTWSFPSLPEEPRQPDIPFELPHPIPPNSVAAQCGENSVYVEVKEDFFGTGRPLLSSAFTLGGCAATGEDPSAQVLIFESELHGCSSTSTVTEDELVYTFNLIYTPQEASYGVPIVRSSGAVVGIECHYPRMHNVSSNALMPTWIPYASTKVAEEVFVLSLKLMTDDWTLERPSNQYFLGDIINLEASVHVYNHVPVRVFVDSCVATAAPDVTSVPRYSFIENNGCLVDAKLTGSRSHFMPRTQIDKLWFQLDAFRFQQLDSGLVYITCIVKVAAASAPTAPEQKACSFSPNGWVSADDSDQVCGCCDSTCGIRSASDQLLTGLQWEKASVGPINVKKYGYGQK; this is encoded by the exons ATGGGGTTTTGGCAGGTTGGATTTGGattggtgtttgttcttgcactTGGATTTTCTGAAGCACAATGGAGAGCAAGAGCAACACATAATCTGAGTCCAAGCCATTTTAGGCCAAGGGCATTAGCTCAAGTTTTTCAACAGGCTGATTCTAGGAAGTCTTTGGTTCCCAATAATCCTGTATTTGCACCACAAAGGTTTCCTGTTCAAACACCAGCCATGACCAACTTTGGAAACCCTTCTCAAGATCTTCTGGGTGTTCAGTCAAAAGAGCTGTTGCAGGGTCCAGTGGCAAAACTGACGTGGAGCTTTCCAAGTCTACCAGAGGAACCACGGCAGCCAGACATTCCCTTCGAGCTGCCGCATCCTATCCCTCCCAACAGTGTAGCGGCTCAGTGTGGAGAGAATTCAGTATATGTGGAAGTGAAGGAGGACTTCTTTGGGACGGGGCGTCCACTGTTGTCCTCTGCTTTTACACTGGGAGGCTGTGCTGCAACTGGAGAGGATCCTTCTGCTCAAGTGCTCATTTTTGAGTCTGAACTGCATGGATGTAGCAGCACATCAACA GTGACCGAGGATGAGCTTGTCTATACGTTTAACCTCATCTACACCCCACAAGAGGCTTCCTATGGTGTTCCTATTGTCAGGAGCAGTGGTGCGGTGGTTGGTATTGAGTGTCACTATCCAAG AATGCATAATGTGAGCAGCAATGCCTTGATGCCCACTTGGATCCCATATGCCTCAACTAAAGTTGCAGAAGAAGTCTTTGTCCTGTCCCTCAAGCTCATGACTG ATGACTGGACTCTTGAGAGGCCTTCTAACCAGTACTTCCTGGGCGACATCATAAATCTTGAAGCATCAGTGCATGTGTACAACCATGTTCCTGTCCGTGTGTTTGTGGACAGCTGTGTGGCTACTGCGGCCCCTGATGTCACTTCTGTCCCCAGATACTCCTTCATTGAGAATAATGG GTGCCTAGTTGATGCTAAGCTCACAGGCTCCAGGTCTCACTTTATGCCCCGGACTCAAATTGACAAGCTCTGGTTTCAGCTGGATGCGTTCAGGTTCCAGCAATTGGACAGTGGACTG GTCTACATTACTTGCATTGTGAAGGTGGCTGCAGCATCCGCTCCGACAGCACCTGAACAGAAAGCTTGTTCATTCTCTCCTAATGG TTGGGTGTCTGCAGATGATTCTGACCAGGTGTGTGGCTGCTGTGACTCCACTTGTGGCATCAGAAGTGCAAGTGATCAGCTGCTTACAG GTCTACAATGGGAAAAGGCATCTGTTGGCCCCATCAATGTGAAGAAATATGGCTATGGCCAAAAATAA
- the LOC137011665 gene encoding zona pellucida sperm-binding protein 3-like has translation MGFWQVGFGLVFVLALGFSEAQWRARATHNLSPSHFRPRALAQVFQQADSRKSLVPNNPVFAPQRFPVQTPAMTNFGNPSQDLLDVQSKELLQGPVAKLTWSFPSLPEEPRQPDIPFELPHPIPPNSVAAQCGENSVYVEVKEDFFGTGRPLLSSAFTLGGCAATGEDPSAQVLIFESELHGCSSTSTVTEDELVYTFNLIYTPQEASYGVPIVRSSGAVVGIECHYPKMHNVSSNALMPTWIPYASTKVAEEVFVLSLKLMTDDWTLERPSNQYFLGDLINLEASVHVYNHVPVRVFVDSCVATAAPDVTSVPRYSFIENNGCLVDAKLTGSRSHFMPRTQIDKLRFQLDSFRFQQSDRGLVYITCIVKVAAASSPTASEQKACSFSPNGWVSADDSDQVCGCCDSTCGIRSASDQLLTGLQWEKASVGPINVKKYGYGQK, from the exons ATGGGGTTTTGGCAGGTTGGATTTGGattggtgtttgttcttgcactTGGATTTTCTGAAGCACAATGGAGAGCAAGAGCAACACATAATCTGAGTCCAAGCCATTTTAGGCCAAGGGCATTAGCTCAAGTTTTTCAACAGGCTGATTCTAGGAAGTCTTTGGTTCCCAATAATCCTGTATTTGCACCACAAAGGTTTCCTGTTCAAACACCAGCCATGACCAACTTTGGAAACCCTTCTCAAGATCTTCTGGATGTTCAGTCAAAAGAGCTGTTGCAGGGTCCAGTGGCAAAACTGACGTGGAGCTTTCCAAGTCTACCAGAGGAACCACGGCAGCCAGACATTCCCTTCGAGCTGCCGCATCCTATCCCTCCCAACAGTGTAGCGGCTCAGTGTGGAGAGAATTCAGTATATGTGGAAGTGAAGGAGGACTTCTTTGGGACGGGGCGTCCACTGTTGTCCTCTGCTTTTACACTGGGAGGCTGTGCTGCAACTGGAGAGGATCCTTCTGCTCAAGTGCTCATTTTTGAGTCTGAACTGCATGGATGTAGCAGCACATCAACT GTGACTGAGGATGAGCTTGTCTATACGTTTAACCTCATCTACACCCCACAAGAGGCTTCCTATGGTGTTCCTATTGTCAGGAGCAGTGGTGCGGTGGTTGGTATTGAGTGTCACTATCCAAA AATGCATAATGTGAGCAGCAATGCCTTGATGCCCACTTGGATCCCATATGCCTCAACTAAAGTTGCAGAAGAAGTCTTTGTCCTGTCCCTCAAGCTCATGACTG ATGATTGGACTCTTGAGAGGCCTTCTAACCAGTACTTCCTGGGTGACCTCATAAATCTTGAAGCATCAGTGCATGTGTACAACCATGTTCCTGTCCGTGTGTTTGTGGACAGCTGTGTGGCTACTGCGGCCCCTGATGTCACTTCTGTCCCCAGATACTCCTTCATTGAGAATAATGG GTGCCTAGTTGATGCTAAGCTCACAGGCTCCAGGTCTCACTTTATGCCCCGGACTCAAATTGACAAGCTCCGGTTTCAGCTGGATTCATTCAGGTTCCAGCAATCAGACCGTGGACTG GTCTACATTACTTGCATTGTGAAGGTGGCTGCAGCATCCTCTCCGACAGCATCCGAACAGAAGGCTTGTTCATTCTCTCCTAATGG TTGGGTGTCCGCAGATGATTCTGACCAGGTGTGTGGCTGCTGTGACTCCACTTGTGGCATCAGAAGTGCAAGTGATCAGCTGCTTACAG GTCTACAATGGGAAAAGGCATCTGTTGGCCCCATCAATGTGAAGAAATATGGCTATGGCCAAAAATAA
- the LOC137011671 gene encoding zona pellucida sperm-binding protein 3-like: MGFWQVGFGLVFVLVLGFSEAQWRARATHNLSPSHFRPRALAQVFQQADSRKSLVPNNPVFAPQRFPVQTPAMTNFGNPSQDLLGVQSKELLQGPVAKLTWSFPSLPEEPRQPDIPFEMPHPIPPNSVAAQCGENSVYVEVKEDFFGTGRPLLSSAFTLGGCAATGEDPSAQVLIFESELHGCSSTSTVTEDELVYTFNLIYTPQEASYGVPIVRSSGAVVGIECHYPRMHNVSSNALMPTWIPYASTKVAEEVFVLSLKLMTDDWTLERPSNQYFLGDIINLEASVHVYNHVPVRVFVDSCVATAAPDVTSVPRYSFIENNGCLVDAKLTGSRSHFMPRTQIDKLRFQLDSFRFQQLDSGLVYITCIVKVAAASAPTAPEQKACSFSPNGWVSADDSDQVCGCCDSTCGIRSASDQLLTGLQWEKASVGPINVKKYGYGQK; this comes from the exons ATGGGGTTTTGGCAGGTTGGATTTGGATTGGTGTTTGTTCTTGTACTTGGATTTTCTGAAGCACAATGGAGAGCAAGAGCAACACATAATCTGAGTCCAAGCCATTTTAGGCCAAGGGCATTAGCTCAAGTTTTTCAACAGGCTGATTCTAGGAAGTCTTTGGTTCCCAATAATCCTGTATTTGCACCACAAAGGTTTCCTGTTCAAACACCAGCCATGACCAACTTTGGAAACCCTTCTCAAGATCTTCTGGGTGTTCAGTCAAAAGAGCTGTTGCAGGGTCCAGTGGCAAAACTGACATGGAGCTTTCCAAGTCTACCAGAGGAACCACGGCAGCCAGACATTCCCTTCGAGATGCCGCATCCTATCCCTCCCAACAGTGTAGCGGCTCAGTGTGGAGAGAATTCAGTATATGTGGAAGTGAAGGAGGACTTCTTTGGGACGGGGCGTCCACTGTTGTCCTCTGCTTTTACACTGGGAGGCTGTGCTGCAACTGGAGAGGATCCTTCTGCTCAAGTGCTCATTTTTGAGTCTGAACTGCATGGATGTAGCAGCACATCAACA GTGACTGAGGATGAGCTTGTCTATACGTTTAACCTCATCTACACCCCACAAGAGGCTTCCTATGGTGTTCCTATTGTCAGGAGCAGTGGTGCGGTGGTTGGTATTGAGTGTCACTATCCAAG AATGCATAATGTGAGCAGCAATGCCTTGATGCCCACTTGGATCCCATATGCCTCAACTAAAGTTGCAGAGGAAGTCTTTGTCCTGTCCCTCAAGCTCATGACTG ATGATTGGACTCTTGAGAGGCCTTCTAACCAGTACTTCCTGGGCGACATCATAAATCTTGAAGCATCAGTGCATGTGTACAACCATGTTCCTGTCCGTGTGTTTGTGGACAGCTGTGTGGCTACTGCAGCCCCTGATGTCACTTCTGTCCCCAGATACTCCTTCATTGAGAATAATGG GTGCCTAGTTGATGCTAAGCTCACAGGCTCCAGGTCTCACTTTATGCCCCGGACTCAAATTGACAAGCTCCGGTTTCAGCTGGATTCATTCAGGTTCCAGCAATTGGACAGTGGACTG GTCTACATTACTTGCATTGTGAAGGTGGCTGCAGCATCCGCTCCGACAGCACCCGAACAGAAAGCTTGTTCATTCTCTCCTAATGG TTGGGTGTCCGCAGATGATTCTGACCAGGTGTGTGGCTGCTGTGACTCCACTTGTGGCATCAGAAGTGCAAGTGATCAGCTGCTTACAG GTCTACAATGGGAAAAGGCATCTGTTGGCCCCATCAATGTGAAGAAATATGGCTATGGCCAAAAATAA
- the LOC137004421 gene encoding zona pellucida sperm-binding protein 3-like — MGFWQVGFGLVFVLALGFSKAQWRARATHNLSPSHFRPRALAQIFQQADSRKSLVPNNPVFAPQRFPVQTPAMTNFGNPSQDPLGVQSKELLQGPVAKLTWSFPSLPEEPRQPDIPFEMPHPIPPNSVAAQCGENSVYVEVKEDFFGTGRPLLSSAFTLGGCAATGEDPSAQVLIFESELHGCSSTSTVTEDELVYTFNLIYTPQEASYGVPIVRSSGAVVGIECHYPRMHNVSSNALMPTWIPYASTKVAEEVFVLSLKLMTDDWTLERPSNQYFLGDLINLEASVHVYNHVPVRVFVDSCVATAAPDVTSVPRYSFIENNGCLVDAKLTGSRSHFMPRTQIDKLRFQLDSFRFQQSDSGLVYITCIVKVAAASAPTASEQKACSFSPNGWVSADDSDQVCGCCDSTCGIRSASDQLLTGLQWEKASVGPINVKKYGYGQK; from the exons ATGGGGTTTTGGCAGGTTGGATTTGGattggtgtttgttcttgcactTGGATTTTCCAAAGCACAATGGAGAGCAAGAGCAACACATAATCTGAGTCCAAGCCATTTTAGGCCAAGGGCATTAGCTCAAATTTTTCAACAGGCTGATTCTAGGAAGTCTTTGGTTCCCAATAATCCTGTATTTGCACCACAAAGGTTTCCTGTTCAAACACCAGCCATGACCAACTTTGGAAACCCTTCTCAAGATCCTTTGGGTGTTCAGTCAAAAGAGCTGTTGCAGGGTCCAGTGGCAAAACTGACGTGGAGCTTTCCAAGTCTACCAGAGGAACCACGGCAGCCAGACATTCCCTTCGAGATGCCGCATCCTATCCCTCCCAACAGTGTAGCGGCTCAGTGTGGAGAGAATTCAGTATATGTGGAAGTGAAGGAGGACTTCTTTGGGACGGGGCGTCCACTGTTGTCCTCTGCTTTTACACTGGGAGGCTGTGCTGCAACTGGAGAGGATCCTTCTGCTCAAGTGCTCATTTTTGAGTCTGAACTGCATGGATGTAGCAGCACATCAACA GTGACTGAGGATGAGCTTGTCTATACATTTAACCTCATCTACACCCCACAAGAAGCTTCCTATGGTGTTCCTATTGTCAGGAGCAGTGGTGCGGTGGTTGGTATTGAGTGTCACTATCCAAG AATGCATAATGTGAGCAGCAATGCCTTGATGCCCACTTGGATCCCATATGCCTCAACTAAAGTTGCAGAAGAAGTCTTTGTCCTGTCCCTCAAGCTCATGACTG ATGACTGGACTCTTGAGAGGCCTTCTAACCAGTACTTCCTGGGTGACCTCATAAATCTTGAAGCATCAGTGCATGTGTACAACCATGTTCCTGTCCGTGTGTTTGTGGACAGCTGTGTGGCTACTGCAGCCCCTGATGTCACTTCTGTCCCCAGATACTCCTTCATTGAGAATAATGG GTGCCTAGTTGATGCTAAGCTCACAGGCTCCAGGTCTCACTTTATGCCCCGGACTCAAATTGACAAGCTCCGGTTTCAGCTGGATTCGTTCAGGTTCCAGCAATCGGACAGTGGACTG GTCTACATTACTTGCATTGTGAAGGTGGCTGCAGCATCCGCTCCGACAGCATCCGAACAGAAAGCTTGTTCATTCTCTCCTAATGG TTGGGTGTCCGCAGATGATTCTGACCAGGTGTGTGGCTGCTGTGACTCCACTTGTGGCATCAGAAGTGCAAGTGATCAGCTGCTTACAG GTCTACAATGGGAAAAGGCATCTGTTGGCCCCATCAATGTGAAGAAATATGGCTATGGCCAAAAATAA
- the LOC137004427 gene encoding zona pellucida sperm-binding protein 3-like produces the protein MGFWQVGFGLVFVLALGFSEAQWRARATHNLSPSHFRPRALAQVFQQADSRKSLVPNNPVFAPQRFPVQTPAMTNFGNPSQDLLGVQSKELLQGPVAKLTWSFPSLPEEPRQPDIPFEMPHPIPPNSVAAQCGENSVYVEVKEDFFGTGRPLLSSAFTLGGCAATGEDPSAQVLIFESELHGCSSTSTVTEDELVYTFNLIYTPQEASYGVPIVRSSGAVVGIECHYPRMHNVSSNALMPTWIPYASTKVAEEIFVLSLKLMTDDWTLERPSNQYFLGDIINLEASVHVYNHVPVRVFVDSCVATAAPDVTSVPRYSFIENNGCLVDAKLTGSRSHFMPRTQIDKLRFQLDAFRFQQSDSGLVYITCIVKVAAASAPTASEQKACSFSPNGWVSADNSDQVCGCCDSTCGIRSASDQLLTGLQWEKASVGPINVKNYGYGQK, from the exons ATGGGGTTTTGGCAGGTTGGATTTGGattggtgtttgttcttgcactTGGATTTTCCGAAGCACAATGGAGAGCAAGAGCAACACATAATCTGAGTCCAAGCCATTTTAGGCCAAGGGCATTAGCTCAAGTTTTTCAACAGGCTGATTCTAGGAAGTCTTTGGTTCCCAATAATCCTGTATTTGCACCACAAAGGTTTCCTGTTCAAACACCAGCCATGACCAACTTTGGAAACCCTTCTCAAGATCTTCTGGGTGTTCAGTCAAAAGAGCTGTTGCAGGGTCCAGTGGCAAAACTGACATGGAGCTTTCCAAGTCTACCAGAGGAACCACGGCAGCCAGACATTCCCTTCGAGATGCCGCATCCTATCCCTCCCAACAGTGTAGCGGCTCAGTGTGGAGAGAATTCAGTATATGTGGAAGTGAAGGAGGACTTCTTTGGGACGGGGCGTCCACTGTTGTCCTCTGCTTTTACACTGGGAGGCTGTGCTGCAACTGGAGAGGATCCTTCTGCTCAAGTGCTCATTTTTGAGTCTGAACTGCATGGATGTAGCAGCACATCAACA GTGACTGAGGATGAGCTTGTCTATACGTTTAACCTCATCTACACCCCACAAGAGGCTTCCTATGGTGTTCCTATTGTCAGGAGCAGTGGTGCGGTGGTTGGTATTGAGTGTCACTATCCAAG AATGCATAATGTGAGCAGCAATGCCTTGATGCCCACTTGGATCCCATATGCCTCAACTAAAGTTGCAGAAGAAATCTTTGTCCTGTCCCTCAAGCTCATGACTG ATGATTGGACTCTTGAGAGGCCTTCTAACCAGTACTTCCTGGGTGACATCATAAATCTTGAAGCATCAGTGCATGTGTACAACCATGTTCCTGTCCGTGTGTTTGTGGACAGCTGTGTGGCTACTGCGGCCCCTGATGTCACTTCTGTCCCCAGATACTCCTTCATTGAGAATAATGG GTGCCTAGTTGATGCTAAGCTCACAGGCTCCAGGTCTCACTTTATGCCCCGGACTCAAATTGACAAGCTCCGGTTTCAGCTGGATGCGTTCAGGTTCCAGCAATCGGACAGTGGACTG GTCTACATTACTTGCATTGTGAAGGTGGCTGCAGCATCCGCTCCGACAGCATCCGAACAGAAGGCTTGTTCATTCTCTCCTAATGG TTGGGTGTCCGCAGATAATTCTGACCAGGTGTGTGGCTGCTGTGACTCCACTTGTGGCATCAGAAGTGCAAGTGATCAGCTGCTTACAG GTCTACAATGGGAAAAGGCATCTGTTGGCCCCATCAATGTTAAGAACTATGGCTATGGCCAAAAATAA